The sequence below is a genomic window from Acropora palmata chromosome 5, jaAcrPala1.3, whole genome shotgun sequence.
GTGGATTGATGAAGGCATTGGCCTCATCCATAGTAATTTTGATCTCACCTGATTGCAAAATTCTGTTTATTATTGAAATTGGTGTTGTATCATGCTTGCTGTCATGTTTGGTCAGGAAAAAACAGCcactattaaattttatttatcctTGGGTTGCAGTTAATCACAtttaatgaaataattattagacaAGAAGAGAAAAGCAGTAAGTGTAATAATTGGCAACCTAAAACAACCAATTGGTTAATAGTGCTGGGTTGTCAATTATTGTCAGGAAAAGAATAATGATAAACCTTAAAAACAATACTGTTTAATTCATCTAAAAGGATACAATATAAAAGTTTAGGGTCTCAGCTTACAACCGATAAAATatggtaattattattttttcttctttattaGGTGGTCTTTTTATGTGACTAATACAAAGCATTGAAGATGTAGATCATAAGATGAAGAAGTTAAGCTGTGCTCTAAGGGGATCACGATGTGTGTGCTACAGTCATTTGTATTGAAATGtgaaacaaaccaacaaacttctgccctgaatttcatttttcagttcaTTGCTATACACCATCAATGAAGCAACAATTTTGTGCAAGAGTTTTCCTTGAATGCAAACTAATTTGCAGGAGAGAGGTTGTTTTTCAGATACTCCAGTTTTCCTCTCttactgaaaaagaaaagaaaatattttgtcatttaatttgattCAAATTGGTCTGCAGTCTCCCCAACTAGTAGAACTCTTGCACtcagcttaaaaaaaaaaaaactgtcacgCAAATGAagtgatttttgttttattatatttgctggattgatttttgttttgttaaatttgcttgattgttttgagtaaattgtaaattttttattgtcattgCTACTACCTGTAAACCAGATATATAAATCCTCATAAGATATTAGtccacacaaaaataaatgagTTAAATTCTATATATGTTTGTATTTCTTATTGTGGTAGCTAATGCTTGTACTTTGTTTGTCCATCAGCATTTCTGGGGTCACTTCTTGTTTCATGTTGCTCAGCTGCATTTATTGGACACTGGGGATTTTTTCTAACCAAGTTCTAAGAAACTGATCATTGCTGAAACTCAAACTGACTCCACATAAAACTAAATCATTAAACAATTACCCTCAGTGAGaaacaccattttaaaaagaTGCCCATGTACTATGCAATTTTCTGTCTTAGTTATCTAATTATCAAACCTATTAGAGATTTTAATATGGGAATTGGTTTTAATTACGTGGATGACTTTGCTGCCAGATATAAAATAATACCCTTTGAAATCGGGCTTTTAATGCCACAATAACCCATCCCAATACCTAAATATGAGGTAGGGTACTCTCATGAGGCCGGTAAACACCGACCCCTCCCATGCTACAAAGCAGTTTGTGCGACTTTGTAACCAAGCCTGTGTGTTTCCTTGAAAGTCGGAATCACAGGCCAAGAATGTGGCTTGCGTTTTCTCCCATGATCAGCAGAAAACCATGCCTTGAAGTATGGAGGAACTGTTCTCTTTAGAGAGACCTAGCACTGGATTACAGCTCGAGCTCGAACGGAGCAGTAGTTCTTCACAAATGAGCCACAAAGCACCAAGTACGTGACAAATGCACGTTTTAACACTGCTCTTAGCTTTGTAACGATAAGCGCTTTTCTTAAACTATTAGAATCTTTTTAATCTTCTTTGTTGGCCTAGTGTATGTCTAGTAAATCCTGCCAGAGTTCTTTCGTTTTTGACAAACTTTTTCGTTTTGCAGTGGCTGCATCCAGCGAAACCGGTACGGGAGTCCACGAGGGAGAAGTCCATTTTTCGCGCCTCGAAGCACTCGACCCTCAAAAGCGCGAGTTACTTGAGGCCAGGTTTTCTGCACCAAGGGTAGGTTTACATTCTCTTTAGCCTTACGTATGAGACCGTTTTGCAGAtatggcggccattttgatttctattgtttcaaaagaCATTATGGTATGCTCAGGGGggcaaattaatgaaaaaccttaaataacaaaatgacCGGAACCACGttttctgagcctgcaagaatGAGCACCCCCAGCAAACCATTGTTTTAACGAAAACCGCTGGTCAGCAACCTAGTTCAGGTTATTGTCATTGAAGTTGTTTCCAAATTAATATGTATTTGTTCCCCCCCCTGAGCATATTATGATAGCTATGTGAAACAATAGAaaccaaaatggccaccatatccacaaaaattaatggtctATGTTGTAAGCTTGCGTTTTAACTTGTTATGGatggatagatagatagatagatagtttattaAAATTACCCTTGCAGCCCGAGGGATGAATTACGATAATTTTTACAAATGTAAAGCAAGAATTAATTAATACTATAACTTTATATTATGATAAATTAAGAAAGTtaattgataaaaatttgacaataaaaaacgTTACCGTTATGTAAACactaaaatacaattaatatACCACTAAAATTGTTCGAAAACAGGTGCGTCCTTATGTGATATTTTGTTGCGAAAACTTCATTAAAAATGGCTGCCATTGTGAgggaattaatttttgttacagTAACTTTGGTGACTAGCATCTAGCATCACGAAACTCGAATGTCTCGAGCTTTGTGACACAAGAATCAAGTTTTGAGGATTGATTCGagactgtcaacttacttCTGTGCAGTACTGTAAGGATTGGAGTGGAAAATTCTTGTTTGAAGTGAAGTTTGATTGGTGAGCCAGAATTCTTTAAGAACGCATTATTTTTACAAGCCGAAGTtggaaattattgtttgcatGAAATCCTTGGGCTTTGCCTTTCGTTACATGATTTGTTCATAGACCTTATGATAGTCATCAAAAGTGTAGTGTTCACTTTAGAATTTCTTGTGTTGTTGGCAGTACTTGTTAGGACAAAATAGTGTAGTGAATCAGCTGTAACTACTGATAAAAAAAGTGAGGGTCTTCATTGTGTGGTTTAATCAGGAGAAACTCCATAAAAGGCCCTGCCTTTAGTAAGTtacatattattatattattatttatttgtttgtcatGACAGAATATCAATCAAGATTCCCAGCATAGCAATGCCAGCGTGACTTCAGTGGGAAGTGATAGGGAATTTGAGGTACTGTAAAGCCTTGTTAGCAATCTTTCTCCTCAAGTACAAATACTGCTTTTGGTCTGTTGGTCTAAGAATGTTGTAGCcaataaaattgatttaattGGAATTGCTTGCTGTGAACAGAGAACAccaaagaaaacgttttttttttcctttggaatTTCTGTAAGTTATTCCCTTTGGAATTACTGACAtgtggttgttttttttagagTATTACACCCAGCAACAGAAGTGAGAAACATCCAGGAAGAAAACGCAAGGCAACCCAAGATGGGGATTCACCAGGTGATTGCTGTTAATGTACTTTGGTAGACAAAGACAGAAATTTGTTCTCAGTATtgattttctctctttctgaCTTTTTCTGTTGATTTATCCACAAGGTGTGAAAATTGATGTTGACAAAAATTATCAGCTTCTGTCTCCTCCTCACCACTGAActtatttgctttcaaatttgGATGACCCGGGGGATGCTAGATATTTAATTTCTGGATACAATGGGATGATGTGTTTGTGTTAGAGATTTCATGTAAATACAATGCTTTGAACTACAGTTATGGGAGCTAAAATCACAGGAACAATCTTTTGACACTCGCTGTATACAGTGTACTGTAgttcttaaaaaagaaaatgaaataaaagtttttaCTTGAACCATGTCATCCATGGTCCTTTTCTTGAGCAAAAGAACAGGGGCAGGTTTAGTGATAATTATTAGTTGTAACTAGGTATAAGTGTTCTTCATTAAAGTTGAAAACCAATTTTCCCTAGCATCTCTTTTCCAGGTTTTCTAAACAAGAGTGGACGTGCAGAAGCAAGTAATAAAATAACCGAATATTTCAAGGTACCAAAGTAACTGTTGTCATCAATAATTCAATTATTCTTTCACTGTAGGAGGATGCTTGACTTTCTTATAATCTCCTTTCATATCTGTAGAATGACATTTCCTCTTCCTGCAGAAGCCCACAGAATCTTTTGGCCTCATTTACGTCTCAGGTATTCTGAACCTTCCTCTTTTTTAGGAAAGTTGAAGATCTCATACATGACTGGAAAGAGAAGCTTTCTTAAGCACTGTCCTTTCTTTCAGTTTCAAGCAGACAGCTCTTCTACATTACCCTTTCCACTCAAAGCTATGAAACATGAAGCAGAGTATGATGGGTCAGGCAGCATAGAATCTGCAGGAATATTTGTTCATGAAGCAACacaggttaagtgttttgaaaaagtGATAGTTCTTGAGTCAAAATGTAACATTCTATTAGGTCAGCTTGTGACCTCATAGAACAGAACTCTGCTCCTGAAGATGAATCGTTCTACTAAACTCAAAttttaccgtatttacccatGTATAATGCGCACCCATGTATAATGTGCACCCCTATTTTTGActgcactttgaaaaaaaaaaaaaggaagcagaGAACAGAGGAAGTGGTTACGAAAAAATAGCGTAAAAACATCATGATTTTGAAACACTCTAAAGACGACAAGTCGATCCTCTCTTCGGAAATGTCACTCGATGCACCGGCCACGAAACGATTAGTTCTTCCGATGGACTCTTTTGGCGGTCAGCCTCTGTAAAATCACGGATACGGTCCGCTATCTACTGCATCCAGCTCCTCGATTTCTCAAGGAACACTATGGGTTAGAGAACTCCGGTCAATCTGCGAGGAATTACAGCTAattggagttttcttttgcgaaTACTACATTCACATTTTTCAGTCACGTGAGCTTCAAAGGTGTCGTAGACAAGCAGGCCGCGACATCTCCCCAGGCCACCACGTTGCCGATaccaaaattcaaattattgttcgcttttctttgaattttgtagccatttttatgctttgttCATCGGTTGTTCGTCTAAAGAGGAAGggtttattttaagtggatTGAAATCGTTATTTCTTGATTGGTTCTGTCTTTAACTTTTAAAGtaaaagcaaatgattgtGTATGAACAAATTTcgtgtatttgtttacatgctaATGAGGCACGCAagtctaaaacaaaggattccGTGTATAATACGCATCTCAATTTTCGGAGCTTTTTCTGCGGGAAAAAAGTGcgcattatacacgggtaaatacggtacatTCCGCCAATGAATGGTAGAAATAGTAATTATTGTGCCTCCAAACCTCCCTTACTACCTGTGTTTCATTAACCTGTATGTCTGGTTTAGTTTTTTCTTGTGTGGACTGGAGTACTATAGGGATTaccaccactgagaaaaacgtGAAATTACGATAACTTTTCGTGTGTGTTTGAGgcagccaatcagctgctgacacgTCACCTCATCTATTTAGcaccatgaatgaatggccatgcattctctttttgaaatgtaaataaagtcggcttcttcttgttagtaagatgttcAACTCGATTGCAGCAAACGAGCGAGACATTAAGTCAAAGAAGAGTCATCAAAGTACAGTAACATGTCACATTATGTAGTACACTATATGTAGGAGTACTGGACAAGCTTCTCCATTTCCATGTTTTTCCTGCACATTTTGCAATGGTTGGAAGTTTTGCACTTATTTCAAATAGCTGTGAGTTGATAATATCAGATTTCTGTTTGTgtaattttactttgatttgatttgtgttttttgcagACAACATTAACAGCTACAAGTCTTCTGGTAGGTGTACTGTGCTGCATTTCTAAATTTATATTATACcactgaaaataaattattttcgcTTTCTGCAGCTCAAAGCAGTTTTGCCTTGGATACTGACAATAATATTTGGCACCTGCCAATTTCCTGAGCTCAATGAAAGTTGACGATGATAACACCATTGTTTATGTGAATTGTAGGAAATGGAGACTTCTTTATCAAATGGGGCTGCATCctcacaagaaaaagaaaacaagattgAAAGTCTTGAAAGGGTAAAATTTGGCTCTTTATACTCTTATCTGTATTGGCGTTGATCTTGACCATTAAATCTATGCAACAAATTATTCAAGTGGGTGATTTGATTGTGATGTTTCTAGAGATTAGGGTTGTGAAAGTGGTCTAGCACTCACCTGTGGTTAGCATTTGTGAGTAATTTTTCTGttctgttttccttttgttctCAAAGACAgtccttttgttatttttatctccctgttaataataattgcaagcCCCCTAAGTGAGTCTTTGTAACTCTTGGGACAAACTTCTTGTTTGATTattgtttaaatgaaaaaattaataatcataatatcAATTTTGTACCTCagcagaaaacatttttttatatttgacACTTATGcaaagttttatttatttatttattttttgcagctTCTAGAAGACTACAAGAAGGAAGTCGAATCTCAAAAGGTATTTTACTTCTTATTGGACATGTGCAAGAGGGAGTTGAAATGGCAGAAAAGTCAAGGAAATAAATTATCACCTTCAAATACCCAATAGGCTTTCCAGTTTTGTCCACCTTTatgttttatcaaaattaatggagGAAGtaatgaattgaagaaatgatcctcacacttgctggGCAATCTCAGCGATTGTCTCATAtgtgcacctgaaaaatttcaggtgTCTACAAGGGtatttgaacccatgacctctgtgatgctagtgcagtgctctaatgaatggagctatgaagccactcagatgtgagcaggtcaatttgttgggctcatgtgtTCCTGTGAAAGGAATGATTAGTGAGACATGTTTGTGAAGTGTGGTTGAAAGATGAAATGAAGAAgtgatcctcacacttgctggaTAATCTGAGCTATTGTCTCATGAGCACCTGAAAACTTTCAGGTGTCTTTAATTGGATTCAAACCCAGgacctctgtgatgccagTGGAGGAAGTAATCAACATTAATATAAGAGCTCTtatcataattaattttcatatggTTTAGAGGTGTGATTAGGGAAAGGTTTAGTAATTTTTATGAGGCAGAAATGGTGTTGCTACATACATTTCTCTCTTAGAAAAACAACCCTCCTTCCTTGTAAACATTGTGAATAGTTTTTACAGTACCgtattaaaaattttctctgTATGTTTACATTTGATAAATTTATTGATGTTATTATTGGTGATGTTAACTTTGTTTCCTTCCCTAGAAAGCTCTTGCTAAAGCAAAAGAAGGCCTAGAAAAGTGCCTTCATATCAACAGGAAATTATTAATAACTGCAGTAAGtttaaacaaaatgaattctTGGACATTTGATATACCAAGCTTTCTTGGTCAATATTGGTGAACGAGTTGAAAATGCAAACTGTTTTGCCCATTGTCTCCACtgatctttgtttctttgtgtaTTTGAACTAGTCAACTCTTGAGAAGAAGACAGTTCGGGAAACATGCATGAAGAACAGATTGAGACTTGGGCAGTTTGTCCCTGTGAGGTAACTGCTCTTTTTCTGTTGATAATTGATGACCTGTAATGATTCTGTAATTGTTGAGATATAATCATCATTGGTTTTGATAACGTAGAACCtctataataattttaatgtgtAAATTTGAGAATACTATCAGTCTTGTTTGTAGTGAGAAGTATTACTTCAATGTatgaaatgattatttttataagCTTCACTTTTGATTTCCTaaaattgcttgtttttcttaagGCAAGGAGTGTCCTTTGTGGAGACTTGGGTAGATGGACATGCTTTCAAAGAACTTGCAGGGTATTAAACTTgctttgattcattttgtcCTTCACTGATTCAAGCTTAAGTGACAAAGTTTccttttgtaaataaataattataataacttCATGTAAGTCTCAGAGGATTTAGCCAAGCATACTCCCTTTACTGTTTGAGGAGACAACAAatgaatcacaacaaatcaaaacaaattttggtttttggtgagaggggaaaatgGGACTACCCTGGGAAGAAACCTCTTGGAgtagagtagagaaccaacaaactcgaCTCACGTATGGCATCGAGGACGGAATCGAAtccaggccacattggtgcAAGGCGAGTGCTCTTACCATTGGCCCAACCCTCCTTTCTAAACCctaagaacaataataattattgttaatgcCTTCGTCTcatatggaggttgggtgcccagGAACATGGGGGACTGGAACTGCTGACACCAAACTCAAACAGCCAGGACACCCAAGAGCCTGCCCTActtgcaacccagccatgagccccgcCTGTCAGAAAAAGCCTGCCCCAGCCCCCGCCCcagcacccgtcacactgaactgGAAGAACAGTGGAAAACTTACGGAGTAAATAATGATAAGactatatttgaaaaaatatattaataagGGGGGGGATGGGCTGGGAAGCCTTAAAAAGCGAGCTACATGAAACATGCGCTGTACGCTGAGCAAAGTAAAACTACAAGCACGTGCAATGGCGCACGTATCGCCCCTATGAGACCACCGCTGACCCAGTGATCGCCAAAGGCCCTGAAGTGATGCCTGAGACAGTGATGCAACGCCAGAAAATGCCACAACGCTACCGGCCTGCCAGCAGACCCTGCTAAACGCTCACAAACGCCAAGACTATGCCAAGCACTGAGAATACTTGCTCCTcgtcgttaactaagttaaattacatttaagtccattaaattattacaataattattgtaattattgatCTATTTCTTGTAGGCAACAAGATCAAATAAACCAACGAAGAGAAGAGCtagaaaaacagaagaaaggcttaacaaagaaaaagcctcTGTCTAACCCTGCAAGTGAGTTTCATGGACGCTACTGTTTCGTTTTTATCTTGCACAAATTAGATACctaatttgtttttgcaagctGTTTTTGTAGCGAAGTCTTGGGATGCAgtgatggcgcagtggtgagagcacttgcctcccaccaatgtggcccgggttcgatttccagaTCCGGcatcatatgtgggttgagtttgttggttctctgctcagcaccgagaggttttctccgggtgctccggtttcccctctcctcaaaaaccagcatttgacttgatttgatttgtgttgattattgatttcagtttgcagtgtccccaattagtgctccagcgctagaacgattagacacttaaataaagttcctttcctttcctccTTCATCTACAACAGGACgaccttttttttcctatgaAAGGTGTGGTGCTCTCTTGGTGGAGAAGTGAAACACAGAGATTTGTCACCAAATGTATTGATATAAAGGGTCAGATTTCCACTGCCAGAAGATAATGAAGCTGGGATTTTTAatgttagccctttgtcagaggtCCGTGTTTCAGTGCTATCAGTTAGCAAAATACataaaattcatttgatttgaaGGTTGATTAGTACCAGTGTGATgacattttacattttttttattagatgCAAAAGAAAGGAAGCTTCCTAAGGCAAGTGGCTCAGATGGTGATCAGTTTGCAAGACCAATTTCACCAGTGtatgtgcaattctacaataacacataattttttttttacctggaaacaaagcttttttatGAGGAAATCAAACCAAATAGTTTTGGCAAAATGTTGTCAAGTTTATGATATTACTAATTTAGATGCTGATTCACAGATGGTTAGGAGTCTGAGTTTTTTGTATGAGGACGAATATTAAAATTCCTTCTTTACATGAATAATTAAGTTGATTTAACAGTATTCTAACATCACTCTTTATGTTCCTGTACACCTCATTTCACATTTGTGAAACAAGTGCCGACcagttagctcagttggtcgagcatcggaCTACTGTGtagccaggtgatctggtgacgtaatttggaggactgggaagaaaaattttaacgccgtatcccacaaccgcgcgcggccttaggtgttgtttccaaactccctgcagcatttccatcgccaaaactcaacagatcattccgtgtctaccgagtctaccacatttcctgttactgaatgaacattcaagtagacccgacgagctctaacctcgcctctgccatgttgaattcgaaaataaggccgcgcgcggttgtgggatacggcgttaaaatttttcatcccagtcctccgaattacgtcaccagatcacctggaggAGGTTGGGGGTTGAAACATCTTGGCTGAAttaacactcagggtctttaaaaagtgctgcctttgtactGACATTCTGTAAAGGGTTAGACTCtaagtcttctcagataaggatGATAAATGGgaggccccgtctcacaacccttcaaTGCTCGTAGCTCTATGGGATGTAAAGGAACCCACATGTTTCacaaagagtagggcatggagttaACGGTGGTGTGATCTTTTCTCTGTAACAAACAGGACCCATGTTGTACCAGTGGTGTAACCctgtttattattcaactttcatacactgtacgaattccgattttctgattggttgatttgtatcgcgtgaccctgggttatgacgcaacaacctccttgacgtcattatcgtggtgtaatagccgtggtgtaaattctatacaccactgtcattacaccatggctttggctgactcaaaatttgacgatttttgcttgcagtgtattcaatttgaataataaaaaggttaacgcactcattgctcgtgaattatcgggatttacctgcactcgttcactaacaatgaactcgaaatttttcaataccgcactcggcggcctcgtgcggtattaaaatttctcgttcactgttagtgaactcgtgcaggtaaatcccgataattcactcgccgagtgcgttaacctgtaaataaatgaaagttaGTAAACTAAGTGTAAGGTTTTCGTACATGCATTGTAACACTGGATACTGTTTCTTACATAGTTAGAATATTTTAATGAAGATGTATTCAATTCTTAAAACTTCCTACCCTGTCATAACCTTGGGAAACCAAAGAGGCAGCGGTGACTGGCATTGCTTAGGAACTGGGAAGCAGTTGCAACAAATGTGACAGCGGAAGTTATCTTTTATGAAGCAGTGAGTGCAGGGTGCAACAGGACAGTGGCACATACTGGAGGCAGTGCTGTGTGGGACTTGTCCTTCCCTGCCCATAATTgtgtaaatgaaaataacccAAATCATGTCTCAACATTTTGACGGCCTCGTTGCAGCGTTGCCTGATCAAGCCTTGTCGGGTCACGTTTTTGCCCATACATGGTAAATTTACAGAACATGTTCTTCTTGCATTGTCTTCTCAAACGTTGTTGTGTTTGTAGGCTTTCTCCAATGGAATATCATGAGAgggaagaaattttaaaactcaGAGCAGTTGCATTGAAAAAGGTGACAGACTGTGTCATTGTTTTACATT
It includes:
- the LOC141880611 gene encoding serine/threonine-protein kinase tousled-like 2; its protein translation is MEELFSLERPSTGLQLELERSSSSSQMSHKAPMAASSETGTGVHEGEVHFSRLEALDPQKRELLEARFSAPRNINQDSQHSNASVTSVGSDREFESITPSNRSEKHPGRKRKATQDGDSPGFLNKSGRAEASNKITEYFKNDISSSCRSPQNLLASFTSQFQADSSSTLPFPLKAMKHEAEYDGSGSIESAGIFVHEATQTTLTATSLLEMETSLSNGAASSQEKENKIESLERLLEDYKKEVESQKKALAKAKEGLEKCLHINRKLLITASTLEKKTVRETCMKNRLRLGQFVPVRQGVSFVETWVDGHAFKELAGQQDQINQRREELEKQKKGLTKKKPLSNPANAKERKLPKASGSDGDQFARPISPVLSPMEYHEREEILKLRAVALKKEETDMQVELEKLDRERNLHIREIKRIHNEDNSKFKDHPTLNQRYLLLNLLGKGGFSEVYKGYDLVEHRYVACKIHQLSKEWKEDKKANYIKHALREYNIHKSLDHPRIVHLYDVFEIGQHSFCTVLEYCDGNDLDFLLKQHKTVPEREAKSIVTQTVSALKYLNEIKPPVIHYDLKPGNILLVGTGALSGEVKITDFGLSKVMDSSDDDSMELTSQGAGTYWYLPPECFVVGKEPPKISSKVDVWSVGVIFFQMLYGKKPFGHNQTQAAILENNTILKAREVEFPAKPVVSNEAKNFIRRCLVYRKEERADVLTLCEDSYLKPPINRKNSSLQNANPQT